Proteins encoded within one genomic window of Setaria italica strain Yugu1 chromosome IV, Setaria_italica_v2.0, whole genome shotgun sequence:
- the LOC101757299 gene encoding LOW QUALITY PROTEIN: uncharacterized protein LOC101757299 (The sequence of the model RefSeq protein was modified relative to this genomic sequence to represent the inferred CDS: deleted 2 bases in 1 codon; substituted 1 base at 1 genomic stop codon) — translation MSLGGVLRFPRRGQSSCFHHWEYPPAVAPRSTVEDIILQAVDLLPVEEMPVLLRCVVGGGGCLGVLDPVSNVVLNAVSYLDRLERPPAEELARRALLSGYEQQREERLNQIQESTDMASFRKQWLQSACIEAMDGLTEFMENYFRYLSRAQAARYLRLAAMDLTLAVHLVHHDRFAAPTTQPCVFSDLSNNRMLAALKLAALEIKLWAPVDDLLLLATSRYPRDLLEEATAPLLRRQKLGEVTSTSCCAXCGRSNEELDFSGTGGDASPPVVHLTALRCPEDMASRLSCCLQSMSTVPRRRQGPAPTSQQGDCEYIRCLRLCLVDTTHVLYLEALARLPTATARRHIRGLMLAGHCYGLLDPVSNIILNSIWYDITFPPPAAAAAGGEILDNRCLLRVERRSLDGLVALVGAAALLSEHEAIEYLCYASCDLSDNDVLQTAMLDALSSSSTQGNLLFATAAEAAKHPQPLALGKFLASIAPEQLDRLRSLLKPRTTTVLSGTSIEEIYELLRGWHPFSPASSLVPELSPEASRTLASKKEAFNELLRFIRGVLDELLHRYAASHPKEPRYDLGVVCGLAVADRCSLGAPCYHVNFLAASAIPDDDHQHGDRRQTLFFAEFGRLGTRLDYSIRDRRLDESKPAFCRPVALSAHHLGRCSLCEGRSSRILHPATGSYHTNAGKDVNGATIPFRYWNNTFGPGLEVSVGGEQLQSDFVYFDQRASAFNQYSDS, via the exons ATGTCGCTCGGCGGCGTCCTTCGGTTCCCGCGGCGAGGCCAATCCTCCTGTTTCCACCATTGGGAGTacccgccggcggtggcgccgcgcaGCACTGTGGAGGATATCATCCTGCAGGCGGTCGACCTGCTCCCCGTGGAAGAGATGCCCGTCCTCCTCAGGTGcgttgtcggcggcggcggatgcttGGGCGTCCTGGACCCCGTCTCCAACGTTGTCCTCAACGCGGTCTCCTACCTGGACCGCCTCGAGCGTCCTCCCGCGGAGGagctggcacgccgcgccctCTTGTCCGGTTACGAGcagcagagggaggagaggctgaACCAGATCCAGGAAAGCACCGACATGGCATCCTTCCGAAAGCAGTGGCTACAGTCCGCCTGCATCGAGGCCATGGATGGGCTCACCGAATTCATGGAGAACTACTTCCGCTACCTCAGCAGGGCGCAGGCGGCGCGGTACCTGAGGTTGGCCGCCATGGACCTCACTCTAGCCGTCCACCTCGTCCATCACGATCGCTTCGCCGCCCCGACGACCCAGCCTTGTGTCTTCTCCGACCTCAGCAACAACAGGATGCTTGCCGCTCTCAAGCTCGCCGCGCTCGAGATCAAGCTCTGGGCGCCCGTGGACGACCTCCTCCTGCTGGCCACTTCTCGGTACCCCCGCGACTTGCTCGAGGAGGCCACTGCGCCGCTGCTGCGGAGGCAAAAGCTCGGCGAGGTGACATCAACAAGCTGCTGCGCCTGATGCGG GCGGTCAAACGAGGAACTAGATTTTTCCGGCACCGGTGGTGATGCTAGTCCGCCTGTTGTGCACCTCACCGCCTTGCGGTGCCCCGAGGACATGGCATCCAGATTGTCTTGCTGCTTGCAGTCCATGTCTACGGTGCCCCGGCGCAGGCAGGGACCAGCGCCGACGAGCCAGCAGGGCGACTGCGAGTACATCCGGTGCCTCAGGCTGTGCCTGGTCGACACCACGCACGTCTTGTACTTGGAGGCGCTTGCACGGCTGCCAACGGCCACCGCCCGTCGGCACATCCGTGGCCTCATGTTGGCCGGCCACTGCTACGGCCTCCTGGACCCCGTCTCCAACATTATCCTCAACTCCATATGGTACGACATCACCTTCcctccacctgctgctgctgctgctggaggagaGATCCTTGACAATCGCTGCTTGCTCCGTGTGGAGCGGCGCTCCCTGGATGGCCTAGTCGCCTTGGTCGGCGCCGCAGCTCTCCTCTCCGAGCACGAAGCCATCGAGTACCTTTGCTACGCGAGCTGTGACCTCTCCGACAACGACGTCCTGCAGACCGCTATGCTCGATGcactgtcgtcgtcgtcgactcaAGGCAACCTGCTGTTCGCCACAGCGGCGGAGGCCGCCAAGCACCCCCAACCCCTGGCTCTGGGGAAGTTCCTCGCGTCTATTGCGCCGGAGCAGCTGGATCGCTTGCGCTCCCTGCTGAAGCCCCGTACAACAACGGTGCTCTCCGGTACCAGCATCGAGGAGATCTACGAGCTGCTGCGTGGGTGGCATCCCTTCTCCCCCGCGTCGTCGTTGGTCCCCGAGCTGAGCCCCGAGGCCTCGAGGACGCTGGCGTCCAAGAAGGAAGCCTTCAACGAGCTGCTGCGCTTCATTCGCGGGGTGCTCGATGAGTTGCTACACCGCTATGCGGCATCCCATCCCAAG GAACCAAGGTACGATTTGGGTGTCGTCTGCGGCTTGGCAGTGGCTGATCGATGCTCACTTGGCGCGCCCTGCTACCACGTCAACTTCCTGGCCGCAAGCGCGATCCCCGACGACGACCACCAACACGGGGACCGCCGGCAAACGCTCTTCTTCGCGGAATTCGGGCGGCTCGGCACACGCCTGGACTACTCCATACGGGACCGCCGCCTGGACGAGTCGAAGCCGGCGTTCTGCCGCCCCGTGGCACTCTCTGCCCATCACCTTGGCCGTTGCTCCCTCTGCGAGGGCAGATCGAGCAGGATCCTGCACCCGGCGACGGGGAGCTACCACACCAACGCCGGCAAAGATGTCAATGGCGCGACAATACCGTTCCGGTACTGGAATAACACCTTCGGCCCTGGTCTTGAAGTCTCGGTCGGCGGCGAGCAGCTCCAGTCGGATTTCGTTTACTTCGATCAAAGGGCATCAGCTTTCAATCAATATTCAGACTCGTAA
- the LOC101778786 gene encoding ubiquinone biosynthesis O-methyltransferase, mitochondrial, which translates to MLRRVALRRALLSSASTRHGGAQIPNPSHSPPQALLLQWRRHASVASSSAPPQPPPPPPPSPPRGPSRPGGGGPSVSSLNPAEVAKFAAIAETWWDSNGPFKPLHLMNPTRLSFIRSTLCRHFRRDSYSSKPLEGLKVIDVGCGGGILSEPLARMGATVTAIDAVDKNIKIASIHAASDPTTGSIEYCCTTAEELVKEKRLFDAVISLEVIEHVANPLEFCESLSALTVPNGATVVSTINRSMRAYATAIVAAEYILRWLPKGTHEWSKLVTPKELALMLQKASVSVEEMAGFVYNPLTGEWSLSDDISVNYIAFGVKKSETPLTDGTEARLS; encoded by the exons ATGCTCCGCCGCGtggccctccgccgcgccctcctctcctccgcctccacacGCCACGGCGGGGCACAAATCCCGAACCCCAGCCACTCGCCTCCCCAGGCCCTCCTTCTTCAATGGCGCCGTCACGCCTCCGTtgcctcctcctcggccccgccgcaaccgccgccgccgcctcctccatctccgCCTCGTGGTCCGTCGCGGCCGGGCGGAGGCGGTCCCAGCGTCTCGTCGCTGAACCCCGCCGAGGTCGCCAAGTTCGCCGCCATCGCGGAGACCTG GTGGGATTCAAACGGCCCATTCAAACCTTTGCATTTGATGAATCCAACCCGACTGTCTTTTATCCGCTCCACACTTTGTAGGCATTTCAG GAGGGATTCATATTCATCTAAGCCACTCGAAGGTCTCAAAGTTATTGATGTTGGATGTGGAGGTGGCATTCTGTCAGAG CCTCTTGCTCGGATGGGAGCTACAGTTACTGCTATTGATGCTGTTGACAAGAATATAAAGATCGCAAGTATCCACGCG GCATCTGATCCGACAACTGGTTCCATTGAGTATTGCTGCACAACAGCtg AGGAACTGGTAAAAGAGAAAAGGCTGTTTGATGCTGTAATTTCTCTTGAG GTGATTGAGCATGTTGCTAATCCTTTAGAGTTCTGCGAGTCTCTCTCGGCTTTGACAGTTCCTAATGGTGCCACTGTGGTTTCCACAATCAACCGGTCAATGAGAGCATATGCCACTGCAATAGTTGCTGCTGAGTATATCCTCAGATGG CTTCCTAAAGGCACACATGAGTGGTCCAAACTGGTGACCCCTAAGGAGCTTGCCCTAATGCTGCAAAAGGCTTCTGTTTCT GTCGAAGAGATGGCAGGATTTGTTTATAATCCATTGACTGGAGAGTGGTCCCTGTCAGATGATATCAGTGTGAACTATATTGCTTTTGGCGTCAAGAAAAGCGAAACACCGTTAACAGATGGCACCGAAGCAAGGTTATCATAG
- the LOC101779194 gene encoding profilin LP04, with protein MSWQAYVDDHLLCEIDGQHLTAAAIIGHDGSVWAQSPTFPQYKPEEIVAIMKDFDEPGTLAPTGLFLGGTKYMVIQGEPGAVIRGKKGTGGITVKKTTLALIIGIYDEPMTPGQCNMVVERLGDYLLEQGF; from the exons ATGTCGTGGCAGGCGTACGTCGACGACCACCTGCTGTGCGAGATCGACGGCCAgcacctcaccgccgccgccatcatcggCCACGACGGCAGCGTCTGGGCGCAGTCCCCGACCTTCCCCCAG TACAAGCCTGAGGAGATTGTTGCCATCATGAAGGACTTTGACGAACCTGGTACTCTTGCACCAACTGGTCTTTTCCTTGGAGGCACAAAATACATGGTGATCCAAGGTGAACCTGGTGCTGTCATCCGAGGAAAGAAG GGCACTGGAGGCATCACTGTCAAGAAGACCACCTTGGCCTTGATTATTGGTATCTATGATGAGCCAATGACTCCAGGGCAATGCAATATGGTGGTGGAGAGGCTCGGTGATTACCTGCTCGAGCAGGGTTTCTAA
- the LOC101779592 gene encoding B-box zinc finger protein 22, translating into MKIQCNACGAAEARVLCCADEAALCAACDEEVHAANKLAGKHQRVPLLSDADAAAGPTAAAAAPAVPKCDICQEASGYFFCLEDRALLCRDCDVAIHTVNSFVSVHQRFLLTGVQVGLDPADPVPPIADKHVNAAGGSVHQPAKHLPRRSPTVQFSGEGSASVPSKNVTNGGYARQNSVPTAKTGVVDWTMHNSAIQSVESPPKYMSEESPTLLQSSQTTAFSNQINSDSDRAYNLPFSGGNGSDSLPDWPVDEFFNNSEYSPNFSFVEHGSSKSDNAKLGSAGGSPQCRLAEGFVAEELLGQVPGLVNDEYMSRVPENSWTVPEVPSPPTASGLNWHGNLHFPAYDSTMFVPEISSLQGSQNQFAVPCGFKRPRRQY; encoded by the exons ATGAAGATCCAGTGCAACGCGTGCGGGGCCGCGGAGGCGCGGGTGCTGTGCTGCGCGGACGAGGCGGCGCTCTGCGCCGCCTGCGACGAGGAGGTGCACGCCGCCAACAAGCTCGCCGGGAAGCACCAGCGGGTGCCGCTCCTctcggacgccgacgccgccgccgggcccacggccgcagcggcggcgcccgccgtGCCCAAGTGCGACATCTGCCAG GAGGCTTCTGGATACTTCTTCTGCCTAGAGGATCGTGCACTACTTTGTAGAGATTGTGATGTTGCTATACACACAGTAAATTCATTTGTTTCGGTGCATCAGAGATTCCTGCTAACTGGAGTTCAGGTGGGCCTTGATCCTGCCGATCCAGTTCCACCTATTGCTGATAAGCATGTTAATGCCGCTGGTGGGTCGGTACATCAACCAGCAAAACATCTGCCAAGGAGAAGCCCAACGGTTCAATTTTCAGGTGAAGGCAGTGCTTCTGTTCCCAGCAAAAATGTAACAAATGGAGGCTATGCACGACAGAATTCTGTTCCAACGGCCAAGACAGGAGTGGTTGATTGGACGATGCACAATAGTGCAATTCAATCAGTAGAATCTCCGCCTAAATACATGTCAGAGGAAAGTCCAACACTTCTGCAATCTAGCCAGACCACAGCCTTCTCCAACCAAATTAACAGTGATAGTGATCGAGCCTACAACTTGCCATTCTCAGGTGGCAATGGGTCAGATAGCCTACCAGACTGGCCTGTGGATGAGTTCTTCAATAACTCAGAATATAGTCCCAACTTCAGCTTTGTGGAGCATGGTTCTTCTAAG AGTGACAATGCTAAGCTGGGGAGTGCTGGGGGATCTCCACAATGCCGTCTAGCTGAAGGCTTTGTTGCTGAGGAACTATTAGGCCAGGTGCCTGGATTGGTCAACGATGAATATATGAGCCGAGTACCTGAGAATTCATGGACAGTACCCGAGGTTCCCTCGCCACCAACAGCCTCGGGACTCAATTGGCATGGGAATTTGCACTTCCCTGCATATGACAGCACCATGTTCGTTCCTGAAATCTCCTCCCTCCAGGGCTCTCAAAATCAATTCGCTGTACCTTGTGGTTTCAAGCGCCCGAGGAGACAGTATTGA